The following is a genomic window from Lactococcus carnosus.
AAAATGATTTGTTACTGATTACTGCTGACCATGGTAATGACCCATCTTACCCAGGAACAGACCACACACGTGAATATATTCCCTTATTAGCTTACAGTAAAAGCTTTGTAGGAAATGGCATCATCCCCGTTGGTCATTATGCTGATATCTCAGCAACTGTAGCAGAAAACTTTGGCGTTGCGCCAACTGAAAATGGTCAATCATTCTTAGGAGACTTAACATAATATGACATTTATTGAAAAAATTAAAGAAACAGCTGCTTTTTTGAAAAGCCAAGGTATTGGCCAAGTTGATTTTGGCTTGATCTTAGGGTCTGGACTTGGTGAATTAGCAGATGAAATTCAAGATGCGATTCGTATTGATTACTCAGATATCCCTAACTGGGGGCAATCAACTGTTGTTGGCCATGCCGGGAAATTAGTTTATGGGACGCTATCAGGTAAAAAAGTTTTGGCCTTACAAGGACGTTTCCATTTTTACGAAGGTAATTCACTTGATGTGGTGACGTTTCCAGTTCGTGTATTAGCTGAGCTAAAAGCGACTGGTATCATCGTGACAAATGCCGCAGGTGGTGTAACGCACGGTCCAGGAACTTTGATGTTAATTAATGATCATATTAATTTCACAGGACAAAACCCATTGATTGGTGAAAATCTTGATGCCTATGGGCCACGTTTCCCAGATATGACACATGCTTATGATGAAGCGTATCAAGCAAAGGCACATGAAGTGGCTGAAAAGTCTGGAATTGCTTTAGCTGAAGGCGTATATATGGGCTATTCAGGTCCAACTTATGAAACGCCAGCTGAGATTCGTTTCGCAGAAACTGTCGGTGCAGATGCTGTTGGTATGTCAACCGTTCCTGAAGTGATTGTTGCTGTTCACTCGGGACTTCGCGTGCTGGGTATCTCTGCAATTACCAATCATGCTGCAGGTAAACAAGCTGAACTCAATCATGCTGAAGTGGTTGAAGTGACTACGCGCATTAAAGAAACCTTTAAAACATTAGTCAAATCTATCTTGATTGAATTATGACACCCCTAACTATCGGCTCTTTGTCAAATCGTGTGGGAAATAGCTAAACTCTATAAGCAAGCACTTCGGTGCTTGTTTTTTTAGTTAGTTAAAACAGTGTTCATTAACATGATGCGTTTCTTGAAGTTTCTAAAGGTCCTAAAGCCAAAGGCACAGCGCTTGATTGCCTTTATTTTGTTGTTCATGCCTTCCAAACAGCCGTTGGAATAAGGGAGCTTGAGTGCTAATTCAATAGATGATCGTTTTCTTAATAAGAATTGGTACTTTTTGACAAAGGGTTCAGGCAGAATACGGGTATCTAGCCCCTCAATCAGATCGAAAAAAGCATCCGAATCTTTGTTTCTAAAGTGTCCCATGGCGACTTGTAAGACTTGCCAAGCCTCGTATAATAAAGGATCGTAGTTAATCAACTGTTCAACCAATTGCCGACTAGATGTCCATCTGCGTAAAGAACGCGAATAAAAATGCTTCTCAGATAAGTCATCGTAATGCTTGAGCAAATGCTTCCAATAATACTTAAGATGCCGGTATTGTGAACTCCTTGTGTCAAATGATTTCATGACTTGTATGCGTAGACTATTAAAGGCTCGTGTTAGTTGTTGCACAACATGAAAGCGGTCAGTGATGAGTTGTGCATTAGGAAAGCACCGCTTGATTAGCTTGTCATAGCTATAATTCATGTCCATAACTAAATACTTGACTTGCATGCGAACCTGCCTAGGAAAGCGCAAAAAGTAGGTAACTAACTGTTCAATCCGTCTATCCTCAAGCACCGTCACAATCTCATGAGACTCACCATCCATGGCAATAAAGGCCATACTCCCAGTACAATCCTTGGTCGCTTTAAATTCATCAAGACAGAGAACTCTGGGCAACTTGTTGGTTTTATCTTTCTCTGATAGTTGGTCAAGCAGTCTGTAAAAAGAATGGCTAGTCAGGTGCAGGTCTCGACTTGCATCAGTAAAGGCTATTTTCTGTGTCAGCTTTTTAATGATCTGCGTTTTAAGCAAAGTTGAATCTTTCTGCCCTTTTAAGACCAAGCGTTCAGGGATTTGCGACGCGTGGGTGACGCCACAAGTCACACAGCGATAGCGTGCTATAGTGATCATAAGAAAGCAGGGTAAGCCCATGTACTCGGTCAATTGGACTTTCCTAGGCCTTGGTGTCCTTCCGTGTTTATGAAACCTGATACCAGAACATGATAGACATTTCCTATTTGGCTTATCAAATTTCACAGCCAATTCGAAGTGATTTTTGATTTTAGTAGGTGCTGAGCTATAGCTAATCCAGTCTTTTGCTTGTAAGTGATAGTGTTTTAGGATATAATTAAGCATGTCTTTCCTTCTTTTTTGTGTGGTCTAGTAACTTACATTATAGAGGGAAGGATTTTTTTATGCAAAAAAATCGCATGGGAATATATTTCCCACACGATTTATTATAGAGCCTAACTATCTTAGTCTATTAAGATAGTTTTTTTTACAGCGAGTGTTAGTTGATTTAACTAACGACATATGGTAATATAGCAATATGTTAACTTTCCCTCTCATTAATGATACGAGTCGAAAAATTATCCATATTGATATGGATGCTTTTTTTGCATCTATAGAAGAGAGAGATAACCCTAAATTAAAAGGAAAACCAGTAGTCATCGCAAGGAATCCTTTAGAAACGGGTGGACGCGGTGTTGTCTCTACAGCAAACTATGTGGCACGCGAATATGGTATCCACTCTGCTATGTCTGCTAAAGAAGCCTATGAGTTATGTCCGCAGGCGATATTTGTATCAGGTAACTATGAAACCTACAGAGAGGTATCACATAAGATGCATGATATTTTTCATCGCTATACGGATGAGGTGGAAGGCATGGCTTTAGATGAAGCTTACCTAGATGTCACAGTTAACAAAATAGGGGCAACAAGCGCAGTCAAAATTGCTAAAATGATTCAGCATGATATCTTTACAGAGCTTCAGTTGACCAGTTCGGCAGGAGTATCTTATAACAAGTTTCTTGCTAAAATTGCATCAGATCTTGAGAAACCAAGAGGTCTGACAGTGATTAAACCTGATGAAGCAATTGCTTTTTTAGGTAAATTACCCGTGTCAAAATTTTATGGTGTTGGTGCTAAAACAGCTGAAAAATTAGCGGTTATGGGGATTGAGTATGGCAAGGATATTCAGAGGATGTCACCGCAGCTGCTGGCTGAAAGACTAGGTATATTTGGCTGGGAGTTATACCTAAAAGCAAATGGCATCCATCATGCAGTCGTCAAAACGAATCGAATCAGAAAGTCAGTTGGTAAAGAAAGAACCTATGCCAAATTACTTTATTTAGAAACAGATATCACGGAAGAAATTAATAAGTTAGCGATTAAGGTTTCAAAGAGTTTACAGGATAATCAGTTAAAGGGACATATCGTTGTCATTAAGCTTCGCTATGCAGATTTTTCAACCTTAACAAAACGCTTATCTCTAGACCATCATATTGATGATGCAACAGCAATTGGGACACATGCAGCTAGTTTGTTAGCATCATTAACGCTTGAAAAAAAAGGCATCAGGCTTTTAGGTGTCACAGTAACTGGTTTATTATAAAAGCAGATAGTTTTGCGTTACCTAAAATTTATGGTACAATATTATCATGAAAGGGTGTTTGACGTGAAAAGATTTTATAAGCTTAAATACATATATCTAATAGAATTAGCCATCATTGCTGTTCAAATCATGTTAGTGATTGCTGTGATGCATAATAATGAACAAGACGCTGTTGCGCGTGGCAAACACCTGCTTTATCAGCAGAATAATGCTGATGAGGTTAAAGTAAAAATAAATAAGCAGAAAATAGCTCCCAAGCTGGCCCTTAAGTAACACATATATTAAGTGAAGGTCATGAAGTAACAAGTGAAGGTGGCATGAAGCACTAGATGAGAAGTACTTATCAAAAAGTAGGACATAAATAAGTGGTAACAAGATACGCAAAAAATAAAAAAGGGAGAAAAGGAATTTCTTTTTCTTTTTTGTTTATAAACATAAGATAATAAATGAGAGCCAGTGAGCTTGCTATAAAGAGACAGAATATGAGCTGAAAAAATGAGATAGAAAAACTAATCAAGCTCAAATATAGAAAATCACCAGCTCCGATTTTAAGCTGTAAGATTGTCGCCAGTCCAGCTAGTATCAAGCAGATTAAAATGAGTAAATTAAAGTCAACTGTCAGAAATAGTATCACAAAAAAGATAGCCCATATCAGTAAGGGATAGGCATGATATTTGATATCAAAATAGACGAGTGGCAGGGAAGCTAAACAAATAAGAAGCCAGGTTATATCTAGCTGAAACCAGTCGAAATGGGTTGGAAATAACAGTAAAAGTGTCATATTTAACTATACGAAAAATAAACAAAATAGTTGCTAAAATCGCTTGTTTTTCCTATAATTAGAGTATCGAACCACTTAAGTAGATGGTGAAAAGTTGTCGTTATCTACTTAGTGTGGCTAGAGTTAATTTGGTTACTTTGCGCTATGTAGATCATCCAGTAACATTTTTTTGATTTACTAGTCTTATTTATAAAATAGATGAAGGAGAAAAATGTCTAGAGAAAAAACAAAAGCAGTGCTAAATCAATCAGTTGCAGACTTGTCAAAAGCCGCAGCTTTGGTGCATCAGGTTCATTGGTATTTACGTGGTCCTGGGTTTATGAAATTACATCCTAAAATGGATGAATTGATGGCTGGTTTGAATGGCTATTTAGATGAATTATCAGAACGCTTGATTACGATTGGTGGATCACCAGTATCAACGCTTAAAGAATTTGATGAGCTCTCAAAAATCGATATGACGCCTGCAGCATGGGGTAAATCAACTGAGGAACGTCTAACAGAAGTTGTTAAAGCTTATAAATATCTATCTGACTTGTTCCAAGATGGGATTGACGCAACGGATGAAGAGCATGATGCTGTCACAAATGATATCTTTACGAGTGCTAAGGGCGCTATTGAGAAAACGGTATGGATGCTTGAATCTGAACTTGGATTAGCACCAGGACTATAAACATTAAATCAATATGAATTAACTCACCCATGGTGGGTTTTTTTGATGTCGTAACACAGAAAGTTTAAGGGAGAATGATCAGGCTAATCCTATGGTTGTCATGTTTGAAAATGTTTTCAAAATATGGTATGCTATGATAGGATGAAAACTTTATATGATGTTCAGGAATTCCTTAAATTGCATGGCTATATCAATCTTTTTAGCAAACGACTTGATGCTATTTTTTTCATGGCGCAAGAACTAAAAACACTGTACGATGCTGGACTAATTCCAAATGAGAGAGACTATTTTACTGCAGATTTGATTTTGCGTAGAGAGCATAGACTTGAAAGTGAGAAAGTAACTGATGACAAAAAAAATTATTGGGATTGACCTAGGTGGTACAACCATTAAATTTGGTATCTTAACGACTGCAGGTGAAGTGCAAGATAAGTGGGCCATAGACACCACTATCATTGGCAATGGCAAACATATTATTCCTGATATTATTCAAGCGATTAATCATCGCCTAAACTTATATCATCTTGATAAATCAGATTTTTTAGGGATTGGTATGGGCTCGCCAGGCTCGGTGGATATTATCAATAATACCGTAATAGGTGCCTATAATCTTGGCTGGGATACCCTACAAGAGGTTGGTCTAGCGATAGAGTCAGGTGTAGGACTACCTTTCTCACTTGATAACGATGCGAATGTTGCAGCGTTAGGTGAACGTTGGGTTGGCGCTGGTGAAAATAATCCAGACGTCATTTTTATGACACTTGGTACAGGCGTAGGTGGTGGTATCATCGCAGCAGGTAACCTGATTCATGGCGTTGCAGGCGCAGGTGGTGAAATCGGTCATGTCACAGTAGATATTAGTGATGATGCCTTTGACTGTACATGTGGCAAAAAAGGCTGTCTAGAAACAGTCGCATCAGCAACTGGTATTGTCCGTGTCGCACGCAAACTTGCTGAAGCATATGAAGGTGAATCTCACATCAAAGCAGCCATAGATAATGGCGATACTGTCAGCTCAAAAGATATTTTCATTAGTGCTGAAGCTGGCGATATTTTTGCTAATTCTGTAGTTGAGAAAATTAGTCAATACCTAGGATTGGCAGCAGGAAATCTTGCCAATACACTTAATCCAGACTCGATTATTATCGGTGGTGGTGTATCTGCTGCAGGTGAGTTTTTAAGATCACGTATTGAAACCTATTTCAATAAGTACACGTTCCCACAAGTAAGGGAGTCTACTAAAATTAAAATTGCTGAACTTGGCAATGATGCTGGAATTATCGGAGCTGCTAGCTTGGCTTTGAAATTCTCTGAAAATGAGGTCGCTTAAAAATGTGGTTATATATCAATATTGTTTTAATTTTAATTATTATCATCATTCTAGGGTATCCAATGATCAATAAGTTTAGGATTAAATCTGTCGCTAAACTAGTCGATAATCGTCAATTTTCTGACCAGCTTGTAGGCGGGCAGTTAATTGACTTAAGAGAAGCTGCCGAATATCGTAGATCTCATATCTTAGGCGCCAGAAATTTACCATTTTCTCAATTTGATCAAAGTATATCTGCTATTCGTAAAGATAAAACGGTTTTACTTTATGAAGCTGCCAAACCAACCATCACCGTACGTGCTGCGCTTAAACTAAAAAAAGCAGGGTATACCGATATCTTTATCCTTAAAACTGGATTAAAGGATTGGCATGGTAAAACAAAAAAAGGAGCCTGACATCATGGAATCAAGACATCGACGTGCCAAGCATGGCGGTAGTAGAAGTAAAAATAAGAAAAAACATCGAGTCTTAAAAATAATTGGGTTCATTGTCTTATTTTTTGTTTTAATTAGTGGTGTGATGCTTGGTAAAGCCTATATGGATGTGAAAAAAGTATCTGATAAGTCATATCAGGCTATTGATCGAACGACACAGGCTAAATTACCAAGTCTTAAAGCTAAGTCACCATTTTCCTTCCTGTTTTTAGGTATAAATGGCAAATCAGTTAATGATATTTTAGTGTTAACGATGAATCCAAAGCAAGATAAGACCACAGTTGTCAGTTTAAATCGTGATATTTATTTAACTTCTGAGTCGGCAACCATAAATGAAGTGTATAGTAAAAAAGGTGTTTCTGGGACTATAGATGCGCTACAAAAACTCTTGGGTACAGATATTCCAAAATATATGACCTTTGATATGTCTGGACTGGGAGACTTTGTAACAGCTGTAGGGGGCATAAAAATTCAAAATGAAACACATTTTATTTCTAATGGCTACGAGTTTAAACCAGGTACCTTAACTTTAGAGAAAAAAGATGAGGTAAACGCCTTCCTAACACAAGTTGGTGAAGATACTAAAAAAGCAGAAAATTCGCTTATAGAACGAGAACAAGCAGTATTGATGGCTGTTATTCCAAAAATGAAATCAAAAGATACTATTTTAAAATATAATCAATTTCTTAATGCTTTTGGTAGTAATATAAAAACCGACTTTGTATTTGGAAATTTGAAGGCATTAGGACTTCATTATAGTGGTGTTCTGGGTAATATTAATAAAGAAAACTTAAAAACAAGTAAGACCATGATTGATGGAAAAGATCAAAAAATCTTAACAGAAGATCAAGTTAATAAAGCACATGATAAGATTCAGTCGGCACTGAGCGAATAGGCGACAGACATGTGCCCTTAGTCTCGTGTAAAAAAATGATACAGCTACTTGGTATATAAAAAAAGGAATGTTCTAAGACATCCTTTTTTTTGTATTAGTTTATCGTGTAAAACCGCTTTGTCAGTGCTTATTTATAGGCAAGTCACATTTTATCTTAGGACGATGAAATCGGCAACAGGACGACCATCTTGACTAGCAAAAATAGTTTGACCATTTAGAGACATTTGTGAAGATCCTCCACCATCAAGTACAACTAAATTCTTTAGGTTAAGGTTTGCTACAGCAGCCATTGTCCCATTATAGCCAACACTGGTATCTGATATGATTAAATAGATATTGTTATCAGCATCATTGCCAATGTAGGAATGAATCATCCAGTTGACAGAGCCATCATTTGGCAGGATAACACCATCTTTTATAAGGATGCTACCAAAGCCATAACTCTGCTGGGCACCTTTTTTAATGATCTCATCTGCTGGTGTTGTTAAATCATAGCCCTTAGTTGATCCATCTTTATTTATAACGAAAGCTGCACTACCATAGGCTGTATTTGACCAGTTAGAGAATAATTGACCGTTGTTGACCTGAAAGCCAACTATTTGACCAGTATTCATATCAAATCCAGACGTATTTAAGATGAGAGAATCAGGATATTTAGCAATAATGTCTGACATCATGAAAGTACCTGGAACTTGTGCTGTAGCAGTTTTAAGTACCTTTGGATTATTGGCACGATAGATCGTAACACCTTGAACTGACAGGTCTGTAAATTTTTCAAGTTTAGTCTTGGACTTGACTTTAACCCATCCAGCATCACCGGTATCTTCTGTAACATCAGCTGGTGCAATCTTGACAGATTTTGATGCGACAAGACCGTTTGAACTTGCTGTTTTTTGTGGTTTTTGTGCTGAAGAATCTGTTTTATTTGAATTAAAAGCTAGATAAAAGATACTTGCCCCAATCAATAAGAGTATCAGGATAATCAGAATGAATGGGAATTTTCTTTTTCTAGTTTTTTGTTTTAAGGGAGTGTTTGAACGTTTATAAGTTTTTTTATTTTTCATAGTTATTTAATTACAATAAAGTCTCCAACTTGTCTGTTATCTTGACTAGCAACGATTGATTGATTATTTAGCCCCATTTGTGAAGAACCTCCACCATCCATTAGGACGAGATTAGTCAA
Proteins encoded in this region:
- a CDS encoding purine-nucleoside phosphorylase gives rise to the protein MTFIEKIKETAAFLKSQGIGQVDFGLILGSGLGELADEIQDAIRIDYSDIPNWGQSTVVGHAGKLVYGTLSGKKVLALQGRFHFYEGNSLDVVTFPVRVLAELKATGIIVTNAAGGVTHGPGTLMLINDHINFTGQNPLIGENLDAYGPRFPDMTHAYDEAYQAKAHEVAEKSGIALAEGVYMGYSGPTYETPAEIRFAETVGADAVGMSTVPEVIVAVHSGLRVLGISAITNHAAGKQAELNHAEVVEVTTRIKETFKTLVKSILIEL
- a CDS encoding ISL3 family transposase; the protein is MLNYILKHYHLQAKDWISYSSAPTKIKNHFELAVKFDKPNRKCLSCSGIRFHKHGRTPRPRKVQLTEYMGLPCFLMITIARYRCVTCGVTHASQIPERLVLKGQKDSTLLKTQIIKKLTQKIAFTDASRDLHLTSHSFYRLLDQLSEKDKTNKLPRVLCLDEFKATKDCTGSMAFIAMDGESHEIVTVLEDRRIEQLVTYFLRFPRQVRMQVKYLVMDMNYSYDKLIKRCFPNAQLITDRFHVVQQLTRAFNSLRIQVMKSFDTRSSQYRHLKYYWKHLLKHYDDLSEKHFYSRSLRRWTSSRQLVEQLINYDPLLYEAWQVLQVAMGHFRNKDSDAFFDLIEGLDTRILPEPFVKKYQFLLRKRSSIELALKLPYSNGCLEGMNNKIKAIKRCAFGFRTFRNFKKRIMLMNTVLTN
- the dinB gene encoding DNA polymerase IV gives rise to the protein MLTFPLINDTSRKIIHIDMDAFFASIEERDNPKLKGKPVVIARNPLETGGRGVVSTANYVAREYGIHSAMSAKEAYELCPQAIFVSGNYETYREVSHKMHDIFHRYTDEVEGMALDEAYLDVTVNKIGATSAVKIAKMIQHDIFTELQLTSSAGVSYNKFLAKIASDLEKPRGLTVIKPDEAIAFLGKLPVSKFYGVGAKTAEKLAVMGIEYGKDIQRMSPQLLAERLGIFGWELYLKANGIHHAVVKTNRIRKSVGKERTYAKLLYLETDITEEINKLAIKVSKSLQDNQLKGHIVVIKLRYADFSTLTKRLSLDHHIDDATAIGTHAASLLASLTLEKKGIRLLGVTVTGLL
- a CDS encoding Dps family protein; protein product: MSREKTKAVLNQSVADLSKAAALVHQVHWYLRGPGFMKLHPKMDELMAGLNGYLDELSERLITIGGSPVSTLKEFDELSKIDMTPAAWGKSTEERLTEVVKAYKYLSDLFQDGIDATDEEHDAVTNDIFTSAKGAIEKTVWMLESELGLAPGL
- a CDS encoding YqgQ family protein, which encodes MKTLYDVQEFLKLHGYINLFSKRLDAIFFMAQELKTLYDAGLIPNERDYFTADLILRREHRLESEKVTDDKKNYWD
- a CDS encoding ROK family glucokinase, with protein sequence MTKKIIGIDLGGTTIKFGILTTAGEVQDKWAIDTTIIGNGKHIIPDIIQAINHRLNLYHLDKSDFLGIGMGSPGSVDIINNTVIGAYNLGWDTLQEVGLAIESGVGLPFSLDNDANVAALGERWVGAGENNPDVIFMTLGTGVGGGIIAAGNLIHGVAGAGGEIGHVTVDISDDAFDCTCGKKGCLETVASATGIVRVARKLAEAYEGESHIKAAIDNGDTVSSKDIFISAEAGDIFANSVVEKISQYLGLAAGNLANTLNPDSIIIGGGVSAAGEFLRSRIETYFNKYTFPQVRESTKIKIAELGNDAGIIGAASLALKFSENEVA
- a CDS encoding rhodanese-like domain-containing protein, with protein sequence MWLYINIVLILIIIIILGYPMINKFRIKSVAKLVDNRQFSDQLVGGQLIDLREAAEYRRSHILGARNLPFSQFDQSISAIRKDKTVLLYEAAKPTITVRAALKLKKAGYTDIFILKTGLKDWHGKTKKGA
- a CDS encoding LCP family protein, coding for MVKQKKEPDIMESRHRRAKHGGSRSKNKKKHRVLKIIGFIVLFFVLISGVMLGKAYMDVKKVSDKSYQAIDRTTQAKLPSLKAKSPFSFLFLGINGKSVNDILVLTMNPKQDKTTVVSLNRDIYLTSESATINEVYSKKGVSGTIDALQKLLGTDIPKYMTFDMSGLGDFVTAVGGIKIQNETHFISNGYEFKPGTLTLEKKDEVNAFLTQVGEDTKKAENSLIEREQAVLMAVIPKMKSKDTILKYNQFLNAFGSNIKTDFVFGNLKALGLHYSGVLGNINKENLKTSKTMIDGKDQKILTEDQVNKAHDKIQSALSE
- a CDS encoding phosphodiester glycosidase family protein, producing MKNKKTYKRSNTPLKQKTRKRKFPFILIILILLLIGASIFYLAFNSNKTDSSAQKPQKTASSNGLVASKSVKIAPADVTEDTGDAGWVKVKSKTKLEKFTDLSVQGVTIYRANNPKVLKTATAQVPGTFMMSDIIAKYPDSLILNTSGFDMNTGQIVGFQVNNGQLFSNWSNTAYGSAAFVINKDGSTKGYDLTTPADEIIKKGAQQSYGFGSILIKDGVILPNDGSVNWMIHSYIGNDADNNIYLIISDTSVGYNGTMAAVANLNLKNLVVLDGGGSSQMSLNGQTIFASQDGRPVADFIVLR